A part of Pirellulaceae bacterium genomic DNA contains:
- a CDS encoding terpene cyclase/mutase family protein — translation MDFQALPSQPPTATSNQPASLVVSNDRSDFANLPAELGASKSDCQPGSIQASGRWAVFLELAHDHKSAALLASMSLHLLIMLLLALLKYGGTLDGPQAQQGVISVSIATNDRLQDSTEINLVRDVSSAVTSLQLPPQTGVHPKSPLAIDADLAPLLDGSTQPASFPPMDQLMEQWQAVSRHAMSASFIESSVEGRSTKHRQQLALSGGGSQASEQAVEAALQWLAAHQLPSGGWSLVHDRGQCQGRCPNPGSPDRLDPAGTGLALLAFLGAGYTHQQGPYQQPMQRGIYYLKQVVEHTPRGANFEYQCQRGMYNHGIAALALCEAFQMTGDTELEPLCQKAIDYIVNAQDYSGGWGYRPKQPGDLTISGWQSMALKSAAAGGLDVSPTTLWRIGKFIETQRSVDEWSYFYREPRERSMACTAIGLLLRMFLGSSRTDPSTIEGLKRLVAHQSPGRADIYYRYYATLALFHAGGSLWEQWNAQSRDYLIATQETEGHLAGSWYFDDPFGKEGGRLYTTAMAAMILEVYYRYAPLYKQADQPFSL, via the coding sequence ATGGATTTTCAAGCGCTCCCCAGCCAACCGCCTACAGCGACTTCCAACCAGCCTGCATCGTTGGTAGTGAGTAACGATCGTAGCGACTTTGCGAATTTGCCAGCAGAATTGGGAGCGTCGAAAAGCGACTGTCAGCCGGGTTCCATTCAAGCATCAGGTCGCTGGGCCGTTTTTTTGGAACTGGCACATGACCACAAGTCGGCAGCTCTGCTGGCCAGTATGTCGCTACACCTGCTAATCATGCTGTTGTTGGCGTTGCTCAAGTACGGCGGCACGCTCGATGGTCCACAGGCTCAACAGGGAGTCATAAGCGTGTCGATCGCCACTAACGATCGTCTACAAGACAGTACCGAAATCAATCTAGTTCGAGACGTCAGCTCGGCCGTGACTAGTCTACAGTTGCCGCCACAAACCGGCGTACATCCCAAATCGCCTTTAGCGATCGACGCCGATTTGGCGCCGCTGCTTGACGGCAGTACACAGCCAGCGTCTTTTCCGCCCATGGATCAGCTAATGGAGCAGTGGCAAGCCGTTAGCCGCCACGCCATGAGCGCTAGCTTCATTGAGTCGTCTGTAGAAGGTCGATCAACCAAACATCGTCAGCAACTTGCTCTCAGCGGGGGCGGCTCGCAGGCCAGTGAGCAAGCCGTCGAGGCAGCGCTTCAGTGGTTGGCCGCGCATCAGCTTCCCAGCGGAGGCTGGTCACTTGTACATGATCGCGGACAATGCCAAGGCCGCTGCCCCAATCCCGGTAGCCCCGATCGACTCGACCCCGCTGGTACCGGACTGGCATTGTTAGCATTTTTAGGCGCAGGGTACACTCATCAACAAGGGCCGTATCAGCAACCAATGCAACGCGGAATCTACTACCTGAAACAAGTTGTCGAACACACGCCGCGCGGAGCCAATTTTGAATACCAGTGTCAGCGCGGCATGTACAACCATGGCATCGCCGCGCTTGCATTGTGCGAAGCCTTTCAAATGACCGGCGATACGGAACTCGAGCCGCTGTGCCAAAAGGCCATCGACTATATCGTCAACGCTCAGGACTATTCTGGCGGTTGGGGCTATCGCCCAAAGCAGCCAGGCGACTTGACAATCAGCGGCTGGCAGTCAATGGCTCTAAAGAGCGCTGCTGCTGGCGGTCTGGATGTTTCGCCGACAACGTTGTGGCGCATCGGCAAATTCATTGAAACTCAGCGCTCCGTGGACGAGTGGAGTTATTTTTATCGTGAGCCCCGCGAACGGTCGATGGCCTGTACCGCCATCGGACTACTGTTAAGAATGTTCTTGGGCAGTTCCAGAACCGACCCGTCGACCATCGAGGGACTTAAGCGCTTAGTTGCCCATCAGAGCCCAGGCAGGGCGGATATTTACTATAGGTACTATGCGACCTTAGCCCTGTTCCACGCCGGTGGCTCGCTGTGGGAACAATGGAATGCGCAGTCGCGCGACTATTTAATTGCCACGCAAGAAACTGAAGGACATCTGGCAGGCAGTTGGTATTTCGACGATCCGTTTGGCAAGGAAGGTGGGCGACTATACACAACCGCCATGGCCGCGATGATTCTGGAAGTCTACTACCGCTACGCGCCGCTGTACAAACAAGCCGATCAACCATTCTCTTTATGA
- a CDS encoding exo-alpha-sialidase, with translation MTHQHHSSVYISQHRFLHVQASLLVNLHRIEFYLVLLLAVVVAASAGAQQSMRLLESQMIWDAAPHNAFTDLVRYKDRWFCVFREGQGHVSPDGALRIITSSDGAHWQSAAVIRSEDSDLRDAKITITPDNKLMLSGAAAMHDKTTKSHQSLAWFSEDGHNWSHQHEIGQHNYWLWRVTWHNGLALGMGYSCRGPDRSVRLYESLDGKNYQMTNASVCDDGVGNESSTVFDGDTAYCLLRRDDAPNEGLLGVALPPYRQWRWQSVGSRVGGPHMILLPDGRLVAAVRLYDGRVRTSLCWIDKQSGTLTEALALPSGGDTSYPGLVLHDNMLWVSYYSTHEGRSKIYLAKVKIE, from the coding sequence GTGACGCACCAACATCATTCCTCAGTCTATATCAGTCAGCACAGATTCCTGCACGTACAAGCCAGTCTTTTGGTCAACCTGCACCGGATAGAATTCTATCTGGTGCTGCTGCTAGCCGTGGTCGTGGCTGCCTCAGCTGGCGCACAGCAGTCGATGCGGCTTCTTGAGTCGCAAATGATTTGGGACGCCGCACCACATAACGCGTTTACAGACCTAGTGCGCTACAAGGACCGCTGGTTCTGCGTCTTCCGCGAAGGCCAAGGTCACGTGTCTCCTGACGGCGCGTTGCGAATAATAACATCCAGCGATGGAGCTCACTGGCAATCGGCGGCCGTCATACGTTCTGAGGATTCCGACTTACGCGACGCTAAGATTACGATCACTCCGGACAACAAGCTCATGTTATCTGGAGCTGCCGCCATGCATGATAAGACCACAAAATCGCACCAGTCGTTAGCATGGTTTTCCGAAGATGGACACAATTGGAGTCACCAGCACGAAATCGGCCAGCACAACTATTGGTTGTGGCGTGTGACCTGGCACAACGGACTTGCTCTGGGAATGGGCTACAGCTGTCGTGGTCCTGATCGTTCAGTGCGGCTGTATGAGAGTCTCGACGGCAAGAACTACCAGATGACCAACGCCAGCGTCTGTGACGATGGAGTCGGCAATGAAAGTTCGACTGTCTTCGACGGCGACACTGCCTATTGCTTGCTGCGCCGTGACGACGCACCCAATGAAGGACTCTTAGGCGTAGCCCTCCCGCCTTATCGACAGTGGCGCTGGCAAAGTGTCGGTTCCCGAGTCGGTGGCCCGCATATGATACTCTTACCGGACGGTCGTTTGGTTGCCGCTGTGCGACTATACGATGGCCGGGTCCGTACGTCGCTCTGCTGGATCGACAAGCAGTCCGGCACACTAACCGAAGCTCTCGCCCTGCCCTCCGGAGGCGACACCAGTTATCCAGGCTTAGTCTTGCACGATAACATGCTGTGGGTCAGCTACTACTCCACGCATGAAGGCCGCAGCAAAATCTATTTGGCTAAAGTGAAGATCGAATAA
- a CDS encoding sugar kinase, translating into MLTLIGHVPKSEPAIMRYDVVTIGESMLRLTPVEGQRWEQADQFQMHVGGSESNVAAGLARLGQSVAWISRLTDNAFGRKIARSIAAHGVDTRHIIWTDEDRIGTYYFEPACAPRPNQVLYDRAASSFSRLCADMLPTGLFVPGASRYLHVSGISLALGAPCCEMIFASVQLAKQAGWKISFDVNYRAKLWTPTVAGAVCLKLMQQADLVFLPFRDARTLFNIGIGDQEIGHLPEEFATHALKALAQRCSAECIVLTLGQYGAAACTHQGVCYSPTRAASVVGRLGGGDAFAAGFLSQWLTGAPTLTALRWGNAAAQLKYTIPGDLPYFESAEVAALAKQSAMNDVNFR; encoded by the coding sequence ATGCTGACTTTAATCGGACATGTTCCCAAGTCGGAGCCGGCGATCATGCGGTATGATGTAGTGACCATCGGCGAGTCGATGCTGCGGCTGACGCCCGTTGAGGGCCAGCGGTGGGAACAGGCGGATCAGTTTCAAATGCATGTTGGCGGCAGCGAATCGAATGTCGCTGCGGGTTTGGCTCGCCTAGGACAGTCCGTCGCCTGGATCTCGCGGCTGACAGACAACGCCTTCGGGCGCAAGATTGCCCGCAGCATCGCCGCGCATGGTGTTGATACGCGGCACATCATCTGGACTGACGAAGATCGCATCGGCACGTATTACTTTGAGCCCGCCTGTGCGCCTCGACCGAACCAAGTTCTCTACGATCGCGCCGCCAGCAGCTTTAGTCGCTTGTGTGCCGACATGTTGCCTACTGGGCTGTTTGTGCCTGGTGCATCCAGATATCTGCACGTCAGTGGTATTTCGCTGGCCCTTGGCGCGCCGTGCTGCGAGATGATTTTCGCCAGCGTTCAATTGGCTAAACAGGCCGGATGGAAGATCAGCTTCGACGTCAACTACCGCGCCAAATTGTGGACGCCCACGGTGGCCGGCGCGGTGTGCCTGAAATTAATGCAGCAGGCTGATTTGGTTTTTTTGCCTTTCCGCGACGCCCGCACATTATTCAACATTGGTATTGGAGATCAGGAAATCGGCCACCTCCCCGAAGAATTTGCCACACACGCGCTGAAGGCACTGGCCCAGAGATGCAGTGCTGAATGCATTGTGTTAACGCTAGGGCAATACGGAGCCGCAGCCTGTACTCACCAAGGAGTCTGTTATTCGCCAACGCGGGCTGCGTCGGTTGTCGGACGATTGGGGGGGGGCGATGCCTTTGCCGCTGGCTTTTTGAGCCAATGGTTGACCGGTGCTCCGACGCTGACAGCCTTGCGTTGGGGGAACGCCGCAGCACAACTAAAATATACCATCCCCGGCGACCTTCCCTATTTTGAGTCCGCAGAAGTTGCTGCGCTGGCCAAGCAAAGCGCCATGAACGACGTTAACTTCCGATAA
- a CDS encoding bifunctional 4-hydroxy-2-oxoglutarate aldolase/2-dehydro-3-deoxy-phosphogluconate aldolase, with amino-acid sequence MSVDKAGVVRHVLQSRVIAILRLDNLMFADQLVRVLLDGGVRAIELTLTNPAAPDVVASLLDNVVEFSDGRAVLGIGSVRSLPEARTALAAGAQFLVSPTCLEPVIRHCVECGVAVFPGALSPTEIAQADAWGADIVKLFPASAVGPDYVRDVLAPMPYLKLMPTGGISFENMGHYFDAGAVAVGIGGRLLNPQSIAQRDWPRVRLAAERLVEAARPAGGEI; translated from the coding sequence GTGAGTGTGGATAAAGCCGGGGTCGTTCGACATGTCCTGCAATCACGGGTAATCGCCATTTTGCGGCTGGATAACTTAATGTTTGCCGATCAGCTTGTGCGCGTATTGCTAGACGGTGGTGTGCGCGCCATCGAGTTAACGCTGACCAATCCGGCGGCACCCGACGTTGTCGCCAGCCTGCTGGACAACGTCGTGGAATTTTCCGATGGTCGCGCCGTTTTAGGAATTGGTTCGGTGCGCAGCCTGCCGGAAGCCCGCACGGCCTTGGCTGCCGGAGCGCAGTTTTTAGTGTCCCCCACCTGTCTGGAGCCAGTGATTCGACATTGCGTTGAATGTGGAGTCGCTGTGTTTCCAGGTGCGTTGTCTCCCACTGAGATCGCACAGGCCGATGCTTGGGGGGCCGACATAGTCAAATTGTTTCCCGCCAGCGCCGTGGGGCCAGACTACGTTCGCGATGTGCTGGCCCCGATGCCCTATTTGAAACTGATGCCGACCGGCGGAATCAGTTTTGAAAACATGGGCCACTACTTCGACGCCGGGGCAGTTGCCGTTGGCATCGGTGGCCGACTGCTCAATCCACAGTCGATCGCACAGCGAGATTGGCCGCGTGTTCGCCTAGCTGCTGAGCGTCTCGTCGAAGCGGCCCGACCGGCAGGCGGTGAAATTTGA